Proteins from a genomic interval of Neodiprion lecontei isolate iyNeoLeco1 chromosome 2, iyNeoLeco1.1, whole genome shotgun sequence:
- the LOC107218138 gene encoding caskin-1 isoform X3, whose amino-acid sequence MRRISVGGMSRPSKAVAQVKKVAPPAVPDVFRHSGSSFGSAGYASSEDGCFLSGSGGGGDDGSYGMPAGKSPGPIFTHPGFAFPPVVGKYAHAEDQGIDMTQSPGRDSPGSSGSGSGSRHSTASLDSGRASGYHLGPRGPGALASSPRCSISSLGSHPDRPADLDVVHAWLTELQFEEYFTLFASAGYDLATITRMTPEDLTAIGIKKPNHRKRLKAEIDNLNVGDGLPEHVPGSLEEWLRLLRLEEYLGALQQQGMRSVEDVTTLTWEDLEDIGIVRLGHQKRLLLAIKRVKDIRAGKRIQPLDLARLPPHPGHTQDVVIQRGGPDLPSPDEDCSSPVLRSFQRGNEVNSTSTWRSMYAAMPQSLDYTVARTGPRGKSLESLEDAPLSYPPSPTHVQPTQTEWRPRSYEDGDLTPTNEAAIEAGGGTLPRPRHCLVRPRPIAKVTATPGQFKSLPRDFDNKYQLTYGLESSPHLPKRRPPSPPRRQSSREIGTSVGGGTGEVVIDCSGPVPTASCDEMIPPPPAPAPAQSAQSQQIRPHSSMSRSWGSVGVSVNEEHELIASLALQHRNGSDASFKSSSSTESDSLPFANENAGTIKQRAARAQDYTSPPMGGMMGHHHSGAGTGQETGDVLNDIGNMLANLTDELDAMLEEEKRQGLNP is encoded by the exons TGGGCGGCATGAGCCGACCTTCGAAAGCAGTGGCCCAAGTTAAAAAGGTTGCTCCACCAGCCGTCCCGGACGTCTTCCGACACTCCGGTTCGTCTTTCGGTTCCGCGGGATATGCGAGCAGCGAAGATGGCTGCTTTTTGTCGGGGAGCGGGGGCGGCGGTGACGACGGATCCTACGGAATGCCGGCCGGAAAGAGTCCCGGTCCGATTTTCACCCATCCTGGATTCGCCTTTCCCCCCGTCGTCGGGAAGTACGCCCATGCCGAGGATCAGG GTATCGACATGACTCAAAGTCCGGGCAGAGACAGTCCCGGCAGTTCTGGGTCAGGCTCGGGTTCGAGGCACTCGACCGCTTCCCTCGATTCCGGAAGAGCTTCCGGCTATCATCTGGGTCCCAGAGGACCAGGGGCCCTGGCCTCATCGCCACGCTGCTCGATCAGTTCCCTGGGAAGTCATCCGGATCGGCCAGCAGATCTCGACGTGGTACACGCCTGGCTTACCGAACTCCAGTTCGAAGAGTACTTTACTTTATTCGCTTCGGCGGGATACGATCTTGCTACCATAACCCGAATGACCCCGGAGGATCTCACAGCTATag GTATTAAGAAACCGAATCATCGAAAGCGACTTAAAGCAGAAATCGATAATTTAAACGTCGGTGATGGTTTGCCGGAGCATGTGCCTGGCTCGCTTGAAGAATGGTTGAGACTTTTAAGACTAGAAGAGTATTTGGGTGCGCTGCAGCAGCAAGGCATGCGGTCAGTCGAAGATGTAACGACTCTGACTTGGGAGGACCTTGAAGATATTGGTATTGTCAGGCTTGGTCACCAAAAGCGACTTCTCCTCGCTATTAAACGGGTGAAAGACATACGTGCTGGTAAACGCATACAGCCTCTCGATCTCGCTCGTCTTCCACCGCACCCTGGTCACACACAG GATGTTGTTATCCAACGTGGTGGACCAGATTTGCCGTCCCCTGATGAAGACTGCTCGTCGCCGGTACTTAGGTCGTTTCAAAGAGGAAATGAGGTGAATTCGACCTCGACGTGGCGAAGCATGTACGCTGCTATGCCTCAGAGCTTAGATTACACAGTAGCAAGGACAGGGCCTCGTGGCAAATCCCTCGAGAGCCTCGAAGATGCTCCTCTTAGTTATCCACCTTCGCCTACCCATGTTCAACCGACTCAAACTGAGTGGCGACCTCGAAGCTATGAGGATGGTGACTTGACGCCGACTAATGAAGCAGCGATAGAAGCTGGTGGCGGCACTCTACCCAGACCAAGACACTGTCTGGTACGTCCACGACCCATCGCTAAG gTCACCGCCACTCCTGGACAGTTTAAATCGTTGCCGCGCGATTTTGATAACAAATATCAACTTACTTACGGGCTTGAGAGCAGCCCCCATTTACCGAAACGTCGACCACCGTCGCCGCCGCGACGCCAGAGTTCTCGTGAAATTGGGACATCAGTTGGTGGAGGAACGGGAGAAGTTGTAATAGATTGTAGCGGTCCTGTTCCGACAGCTTCCTGCGATGAAATGATTCCGCCACCGCCGGCTCCAGCGCCTGCACAATCCGCCCAGTCACAACAAATCCGACCACACTCCTCCATGTCAAGATCCTGGGGCAGCGTAGGTGTTAGTGTCAATGAAGAACACGAGCTAATTGCCTCTCTCGCCCTGCAACATCGCAACGGATCTGACGCTAGTTTTAAG TCAAGTTCGAGCACTGAATCAGACTCCTTACCGTTTGCGAACGAAAATGCAGGGACAATAAAACAGAGAGCGGCGAGAGCACAGGATTACACAAGTCCTCCGATGGGTGGCATGATGGGACATCATCATTCTGGTGCGGGAACTGGTCAAGAGACCGGGGATGTCTTGAACGACATCGGGAACATGCTTGCCAATCTTACAGACGAGCTAGACGCCATGCTTGAAGAGGAGAAACGTCAGGGCCTCAATCCCTAA
- the LOC107218138 gene encoding caskin-1 isoform X1 — MAITAVSGCLGPPPLPPGKRFLQRSSRKLSSTYQSFRDPGIEVWNQPVSHNQEIGTVVNYPAVLDVGNNKYYQRKIRRGCGGCGVSAAVSNLVRSKSEGNLLIAPKKSDDLFNNYSVVSGPLDKCIRAIYGSWRNLMQLGGMSRPSKAVAQVKKVAPPAVPDVFRHSGSSFGSAGYASSEDGCFLSGSGGGGDDGSYGMPAGKSPGPIFTHPGFAFPPVVGKYAHAEDQGIDMTQSPGRDSPGSSGSGSGSRHSTASLDSGRASGYHLGPRGPGALASSPRCSISSLGSHPDRPADLDVVHAWLTELQFEEYFTLFASAGYDLATITRMTPEDLTAIGIKKPNHRKRLKAEIDNLNVGDGLPEHVPGSLEEWLRLLRLEEYLGALQQQGMRSVEDVTTLTWEDLEDIGIVRLGHQKRLLLAIKRVKDIRAGKRIQPLDLARLPPHPGHTQDVVIQRGGPDLPSPDEDCSSPVLRSFQRGNEVNSTSTWRSMYAAMPQSLDYTVARTGPRGKSLESLEDAPLSYPPSPTHVQPTQTEWRPRSYEDGDLTPTNEAAIEAGGGTLPRPRHCLVRPRPIAKVTATPGQFKSLPRDFDNKYQLTYGLESSPHLPKRRPPSPPRRQSSREIGTSVGGGTGEVVIDCSGPVPTASCDEMIPPPPAPAPAQSAQSQQIRPHSSMSRSWGSVGVSVNEEHELIASLALQHRNGSDASFKSSSSTESDSLPFANENAGTIKQRAARAQDYTSPPMGGMMGHHHSGAGTGQETGDVLNDIGNMLANLTDELDAMLEEEKRQGLNP; from the exons ATGGCTATCACGGCAGTCTCCGGCTGTTTGGGACCGCCGCCTTTACCGCCTGGAAAACGGTTCCTTCAACGATCGAGCAGAAAGCTTTCGTCCACTTATCAAAGCTTCCGGGATCCCGGGATCGAGGTCTGGAATCAACCCGTTAGTCATAATCAGGAAATTGGGACCGTAGTTAATTACCCCGCTGTGTTGGATGttggaaacaataaatattatcaacGTAAAATTCGTCGAGGATGCGGTGGCTGCGGTGTTTCGGCCGCTGTTTCGAATCTCGTCAGAAGCAAGTCCGAGGGAAATTTATTAATCGCACCAAAGAAATCCGATGATTTGTTCAACAATTACAGCGTCGTAAGCGGTCCTTTGGATAAATGCATAAGGGCCATTTACGGCAGCTGGCGTAATCTTATGCAAC TGGGCGGCATGAGCCGACCTTCGAAAGCAGTGGCCCAAGTTAAAAAGGTTGCTCCACCAGCCGTCCCGGACGTCTTCCGACACTCCGGTTCGTCTTTCGGTTCCGCGGGATATGCGAGCAGCGAAGATGGCTGCTTTTTGTCGGGGAGCGGGGGCGGCGGTGACGACGGATCCTACGGAATGCCGGCCGGAAAGAGTCCCGGTCCGATTTTCACCCATCCTGGATTCGCCTTTCCCCCCGTCGTCGGGAAGTACGCCCATGCCGAGGATCAGG GTATCGACATGACTCAAAGTCCGGGCAGAGACAGTCCCGGCAGTTCTGGGTCAGGCTCGGGTTCGAGGCACTCGACCGCTTCCCTCGATTCCGGAAGAGCTTCCGGCTATCATCTGGGTCCCAGAGGACCAGGGGCCCTGGCCTCATCGCCACGCTGCTCGATCAGTTCCCTGGGAAGTCATCCGGATCGGCCAGCAGATCTCGACGTGGTACACGCCTGGCTTACCGAACTCCAGTTCGAAGAGTACTTTACTTTATTCGCTTCGGCGGGATACGATCTTGCTACCATAACCCGAATGACCCCGGAGGATCTCACAGCTATag GTATTAAGAAACCGAATCATCGAAAGCGACTTAAAGCAGAAATCGATAATTTAAACGTCGGTGATGGTTTGCCGGAGCATGTGCCTGGCTCGCTTGAAGAATGGTTGAGACTTTTAAGACTAGAAGAGTATTTGGGTGCGCTGCAGCAGCAAGGCATGCGGTCAGTCGAAGATGTAACGACTCTGACTTGGGAGGACCTTGAAGATATTGGTATTGTCAGGCTTGGTCACCAAAAGCGACTTCTCCTCGCTATTAAACGGGTGAAAGACATACGTGCTGGTAAACGCATACAGCCTCTCGATCTCGCTCGTCTTCCACCGCACCCTGGTCACACACAG GATGTTGTTATCCAACGTGGTGGACCAGATTTGCCGTCCCCTGATGAAGACTGCTCGTCGCCGGTACTTAGGTCGTTTCAAAGAGGAAATGAGGTGAATTCGACCTCGACGTGGCGAAGCATGTACGCTGCTATGCCTCAGAGCTTAGATTACACAGTAGCAAGGACAGGGCCTCGTGGCAAATCCCTCGAGAGCCTCGAAGATGCTCCTCTTAGTTATCCACCTTCGCCTACCCATGTTCAACCGACTCAAACTGAGTGGCGACCTCGAAGCTATGAGGATGGTGACTTGACGCCGACTAATGAAGCAGCGATAGAAGCTGGTGGCGGCACTCTACCCAGACCAAGACACTGTCTGGTACGTCCACGACCCATCGCTAAG gTCACCGCCACTCCTGGACAGTTTAAATCGTTGCCGCGCGATTTTGATAACAAATATCAACTTACTTACGGGCTTGAGAGCAGCCCCCATTTACCGAAACGTCGACCACCGTCGCCGCCGCGACGCCAGAGTTCTCGTGAAATTGGGACATCAGTTGGTGGAGGAACGGGAGAAGTTGTAATAGATTGTAGCGGTCCTGTTCCGACAGCTTCCTGCGATGAAATGATTCCGCCACCGCCGGCTCCAGCGCCTGCACAATCCGCCCAGTCACAACAAATCCGACCACACTCCTCCATGTCAAGATCCTGGGGCAGCGTAGGTGTTAGTGTCAATGAAGAACACGAGCTAATTGCCTCTCTCGCCCTGCAACATCGCAACGGATCTGACGCTAGTTTTAAG TCAAGTTCGAGCACTGAATCAGACTCCTTACCGTTTGCGAACGAAAATGCAGGGACAATAAAACAGAGAGCGGCGAGAGCACAGGATTACACAAGTCCTCCGATGGGTGGCATGATGGGACATCATCATTCTGGTGCGGGAACTGGTCAAGAGACCGGGGATGTCTTGAACGACATCGGGAACATGCTTGCCAATCTTACAGACGAGCTAGACGCCATGCTTGAAGAGGAGAAACGTCAGGGCCTCAATCCCTAA
- the LOC107218138 gene encoding caskin-1 isoform X2 produces MTLAVSAERSSTLRDGLINSVGGMSRPSKAVAQVKKVAPPAVPDVFRHSGSSFGSAGYASSEDGCFLSGSGGGGDDGSYGMPAGKSPGPIFTHPGFAFPPVVGKYAHAEDQGIDMTQSPGRDSPGSSGSGSGSRHSTASLDSGRASGYHLGPRGPGALASSPRCSISSLGSHPDRPADLDVVHAWLTELQFEEYFTLFASAGYDLATITRMTPEDLTAIGIKKPNHRKRLKAEIDNLNVGDGLPEHVPGSLEEWLRLLRLEEYLGALQQQGMRSVEDVTTLTWEDLEDIGIVRLGHQKRLLLAIKRVKDIRAGKRIQPLDLARLPPHPGHTQDVVIQRGGPDLPSPDEDCSSPVLRSFQRGNEVNSTSTWRSMYAAMPQSLDYTVARTGPRGKSLESLEDAPLSYPPSPTHVQPTQTEWRPRSYEDGDLTPTNEAAIEAGGGTLPRPRHCLVRPRPIAKVTATPGQFKSLPRDFDNKYQLTYGLESSPHLPKRRPPSPPRRQSSREIGTSVGGGTGEVVIDCSGPVPTASCDEMIPPPPAPAPAQSAQSQQIRPHSSMSRSWGSVGVSVNEEHELIASLALQHRNGSDASFKSSSSTESDSLPFANENAGTIKQRAARAQDYTSPPMGGMMGHHHSGAGTGQETGDVLNDIGNMLANLTDELDAMLEEEKRQGLNP; encoded by the exons TGGGCGGCATGAGCCGACCTTCGAAAGCAGTGGCCCAAGTTAAAAAGGTTGCTCCACCAGCCGTCCCGGACGTCTTCCGACACTCCGGTTCGTCTTTCGGTTCCGCGGGATATGCGAGCAGCGAAGATGGCTGCTTTTTGTCGGGGAGCGGGGGCGGCGGTGACGACGGATCCTACGGAATGCCGGCCGGAAAGAGTCCCGGTCCGATTTTCACCCATCCTGGATTCGCCTTTCCCCCCGTCGTCGGGAAGTACGCCCATGCCGAGGATCAGG GTATCGACATGACTCAAAGTCCGGGCAGAGACAGTCCCGGCAGTTCTGGGTCAGGCTCGGGTTCGAGGCACTCGACCGCTTCCCTCGATTCCGGAAGAGCTTCCGGCTATCATCTGGGTCCCAGAGGACCAGGGGCCCTGGCCTCATCGCCACGCTGCTCGATCAGTTCCCTGGGAAGTCATCCGGATCGGCCAGCAGATCTCGACGTGGTACACGCCTGGCTTACCGAACTCCAGTTCGAAGAGTACTTTACTTTATTCGCTTCGGCGGGATACGATCTTGCTACCATAACCCGAATGACCCCGGAGGATCTCACAGCTATag GTATTAAGAAACCGAATCATCGAAAGCGACTTAAAGCAGAAATCGATAATTTAAACGTCGGTGATGGTTTGCCGGAGCATGTGCCTGGCTCGCTTGAAGAATGGTTGAGACTTTTAAGACTAGAAGAGTATTTGGGTGCGCTGCAGCAGCAAGGCATGCGGTCAGTCGAAGATGTAACGACTCTGACTTGGGAGGACCTTGAAGATATTGGTATTGTCAGGCTTGGTCACCAAAAGCGACTTCTCCTCGCTATTAAACGGGTGAAAGACATACGTGCTGGTAAACGCATACAGCCTCTCGATCTCGCTCGTCTTCCACCGCACCCTGGTCACACACAG GATGTTGTTATCCAACGTGGTGGACCAGATTTGCCGTCCCCTGATGAAGACTGCTCGTCGCCGGTACTTAGGTCGTTTCAAAGAGGAAATGAGGTGAATTCGACCTCGACGTGGCGAAGCATGTACGCTGCTATGCCTCAGAGCTTAGATTACACAGTAGCAAGGACAGGGCCTCGTGGCAAATCCCTCGAGAGCCTCGAAGATGCTCCTCTTAGTTATCCACCTTCGCCTACCCATGTTCAACCGACTCAAACTGAGTGGCGACCTCGAAGCTATGAGGATGGTGACTTGACGCCGACTAATGAAGCAGCGATAGAAGCTGGTGGCGGCACTCTACCCAGACCAAGACACTGTCTGGTACGTCCACGACCCATCGCTAAG gTCACCGCCACTCCTGGACAGTTTAAATCGTTGCCGCGCGATTTTGATAACAAATATCAACTTACTTACGGGCTTGAGAGCAGCCCCCATTTACCGAAACGTCGACCACCGTCGCCGCCGCGACGCCAGAGTTCTCGTGAAATTGGGACATCAGTTGGTGGAGGAACGGGAGAAGTTGTAATAGATTGTAGCGGTCCTGTTCCGACAGCTTCCTGCGATGAAATGATTCCGCCACCGCCGGCTCCAGCGCCTGCACAATCCGCCCAGTCACAACAAATCCGACCACACTCCTCCATGTCAAGATCCTGGGGCAGCGTAGGTGTTAGTGTCAATGAAGAACACGAGCTAATTGCCTCTCTCGCCCTGCAACATCGCAACGGATCTGACGCTAGTTTTAAG TCAAGTTCGAGCACTGAATCAGACTCCTTACCGTTTGCGAACGAAAATGCAGGGACAATAAAACAGAGAGCGGCGAGAGCACAGGATTACACAAGTCCTCCGATGGGTGGCATGATGGGACATCATCATTCTGGTGCGGGAACTGGTCAAGAGACCGGGGATGTCTTGAACGACATCGGGAACATGCTTGCCAATCTTACAGACGAGCTAGACGCCATGCTTGAAGAGGAGAAACGTCAGGGCCTCAATCCCTAA
- the LOC107218138 gene encoding caskin-1 isoform X4, whose amino-acid sequence MSRPSKAVAQVKKVAPPAVPDVFRHSGSSFGSAGYASSEDGCFLSGSGGGGDDGSYGMPAGKSPGPIFTHPGFAFPPVVGKYAHAEDQGIDMTQSPGRDSPGSSGSGSGSRHSTASLDSGRASGYHLGPRGPGALASSPRCSISSLGSHPDRPADLDVVHAWLTELQFEEYFTLFASAGYDLATITRMTPEDLTAIGIKKPNHRKRLKAEIDNLNVGDGLPEHVPGSLEEWLRLLRLEEYLGALQQQGMRSVEDVTTLTWEDLEDIGIVRLGHQKRLLLAIKRVKDIRAGKRIQPLDLARLPPHPGHTQDVVIQRGGPDLPSPDEDCSSPVLRSFQRGNEVNSTSTWRSMYAAMPQSLDYTVARTGPRGKSLESLEDAPLSYPPSPTHVQPTQTEWRPRSYEDGDLTPTNEAAIEAGGGTLPRPRHCLVRPRPIAKVTATPGQFKSLPRDFDNKYQLTYGLESSPHLPKRRPPSPPRRQSSREIGTSVGGGTGEVVIDCSGPVPTASCDEMIPPPPAPAPAQSAQSQQIRPHSSMSRSWGSVGVSVNEEHELIASLALQHRNGSDASFKSSSSTESDSLPFANENAGTIKQRAARAQDYTSPPMGGMMGHHHSGAGTGQETGDVLNDIGNMLANLTDELDAMLEEEKRQGLNP is encoded by the exons ATGAGCCGACCTTCGAAAGCAGTGGCCCAAGTTAAAAAGGTTGCTCCACCAGCCGTCCCGGACGTCTTCCGACACTCCGGTTCGTCTTTCGGTTCCGCGGGATATGCGAGCAGCGAAGATGGCTGCTTTTTGTCGGGGAGCGGGGGCGGCGGTGACGACGGATCCTACGGAATGCCGGCCGGAAAGAGTCCCGGTCCGATTTTCACCCATCCTGGATTCGCCTTTCCCCCCGTCGTCGGGAAGTACGCCCATGCCGAGGATCAGG GTATCGACATGACTCAAAGTCCGGGCAGAGACAGTCCCGGCAGTTCTGGGTCAGGCTCGGGTTCGAGGCACTCGACCGCTTCCCTCGATTCCGGAAGAGCTTCCGGCTATCATCTGGGTCCCAGAGGACCAGGGGCCCTGGCCTCATCGCCACGCTGCTCGATCAGTTCCCTGGGAAGTCATCCGGATCGGCCAGCAGATCTCGACGTGGTACACGCCTGGCTTACCGAACTCCAGTTCGAAGAGTACTTTACTTTATTCGCTTCGGCGGGATACGATCTTGCTACCATAACCCGAATGACCCCGGAGGATCTCACAGCTATag GTATTAAGAAACCGAATCATCGAAAGCGACTTAAAGCAGAAATCGATAATTTAAACGTCGGTGATGGTTTGCCGGAGCATGTGCCTGGCTCGCTTGAAGAATGGTTGAGACTTTTAAGACTAGAAGAGTATTTGGGTGCGCTGCAGCAGCAAGGCATGCGGTCAGTCGAAGATGTAACGACTCTGACTTGGGAGGACCTTGAAGATATTGGTATTGTCAGGCTTGGTCACCAAAAGCGACTTCTCCTCGCTATTAAACGGGTGAAAGACATACGTGCTGGTAAACGCATACAGCCTCTCGATCTCGCTCGTCTTCCACCGCACCCTGGTCACACACAG GATGTTGTTATCCAACGTGGTGGACCAGATTTGCCGTCCCCTGATGAAGACTGCTCGTCGCCGGTACTTAGGTCGTTTCAAAGAGGAAATGAGGTGAATTCGACCTCGACGTGGCGAAGCATGTACGCTGCTATGCCTCAGAGCTTAGATTACACAGTAGCAAGGACAGGGCCTCGTGGCAAATCCCTCGAGAGCCTCGAAGATGCTCCTCTTAGTTATCCACCTTCGCCTACCCATGTTCAACCGACTCAAACTGAGTGGCGACCTCGAAGCTATGAGGATGGTGACTTGACGCCGACTAATGAAGCAGCGATAGAAGCTGGTGGCGGCACTCTACCCAGACCAAGACACTGTCTGGTACGTCCACGACCCATCGCTAAG gTCACCGCCACTCCTGGACAGTTTAAATCGTTGCCGCGCGATTTTGATAACAAATATCAACTTACTTACGGGCTTGAGAGCAGCCCCCATTTACCGAAACGTCGACCACCGTCGCCGCCGCGACGCCAGAGTTCTCGTGAAATTGGGACATCAGTTGGTGGAGGAACGGGAGAAGTTGTAATAGATTGTAGCGGTCCTGTTCCGACAGCTTCCTGCGATGAAATGATTCCGCCACCGCCGGCTCCAGCGCCTGCACAATCCGCCCAGTCACAACAAATCCGACCACACTCCTCCATGTCAAGATCCTGGGGCAGCGTAGGTGTTAGTGTCAATGAAGAACACGAGCTAATTGCCTCTCTCGCCCTGCAACATCGCAACGGATCTGACGCTAGTTTTAAG TCAAGTTCGAGCACTGAATCAGACTCCTTACCGTTTGCGAACGAAAATGCAGGGACAATAAAACAGAGAGCGGCGAGAGCACAGGATTACACAAGTCCTCCGATGGGTGGCATGATGGGACATCATCATTCTGGTGCGGGAACTGGTCAAGAGACCGGGGATGTCTTGAACGACATCGGGAACATGCTTGCCAATCTTACAGACGAGCTAGACGCCATGCTTGAAGAGGAGAAACGTCAGGGCCTCAATCCCTAA